The genomic region CACCTGCATCGATTGCGGAGCCTGCGTGGCGGAATGCCCGTTTGAGGCGATCTTCCCGGACAGCGAGGTTCCTTCCGCCCACGTTGCCAAAGAAGGCCAGCGCCTCTCCCGTCCGGAAGGCACCGCCGCCTACGACGGCACCGACCACTACAAACAGCCCGTGCATTTGGAGCACACGGTGGTGCTCACGGCCGGCCAAAAAGTGGATCTGACACCGGACGCCGCCTGGAACGCGAAGTTCTTCAAAGAAGGCCCCGGCCACT from Anaerolineales bacterium harbors:
- a CDS encoding ferredoxin family protein, yielding MPHVITSLCLRDGGCKDVCPVEAIVPGKPETQWPWYYIDPDTCIDCGACVAECPFEAIFPDSEVPSAHVAKEGQRLSRPEGTAAYDGTDHYKQPVHLEHTVVLTAGQKVDLTPDAAWNAKFFKEGPGHSAK